In Dehalococcoidia bacterium, the following proteins share a genomic window:
- a CDS encoding DNA adenine methylase, which translates to MALIANPPRRRVVNVASIPQRSLFRYPGGKTWLVPWIRMWLSTMAKKPRELIEPFAGGGIVSLTAVCEGLVEAATMVEIDEQVASVWQTILSDEYEWLVDRILTFDVTSETVQEELARPAANVRERAFQTLLRNRVNHGGILAPGSGLLRYGENGKGLRSRWYPETLARRIRAIQPYRNRLFFVQGDGLAFMVEKAPLRGVVYFIDPPYTVAGKKAGTRLYAHNNLDHEALFNIARTVAGDFLMTYDNAQGVVELAERCGFDRQAIAMKNTHHAEMTELLIGRDLSWGRM; encoded by the coding sequence ATGGCTCTCATTGCGAATCCACCTAGAAGGCGCGTAGTCAACGTGGCCTCTATACCTCAGAGGAGTCTGTTTCGCTATCCTGGTGGCAAGACTTGGCTTGTGCCATGGATTCGAATGTGGTTGAGTACCATGGCAAAAAAGCCACGTGAGCTTATTGAGCCTTTTGCTGGTGGGGGAATCGTTTCTCTTACCGCAGTATGCGAAGGTTTGGTCGAGGCCGCCACAATGGTTGAGATAGACGAGCAAGTTGCGAGTGTTTGGCAGACAATCCTAAGTGACGAATACGAATGGCTGGTAGACCGCATACTCACATTCGATGTAACATCTGAAACTGTCCAGGAAGAGCTAGCTAGACCTGCAGCCAATGTTCGAGAACGCGCATTTCAGACCTTGCTCAGAAACCGAGTGAATCATGGCGGCATTCTGGCTCCCGGCAGCGGGCTGCTCAGATATGGAGAGAATGGGAAAGGACTAAGATCACGCTGGTATCCGGAGACGCTTGCGAGGCGCATTCGTGCTATTCAACCGTATAGGAATCGACTCTTCTTTGTTCAGGGTGATGGACTTGCGTTCATGGTTGAGAAAGCTCCTCTACGGGGTGTGGTTTACTTTATTGACCCTCCATATACCGTGGCGGGCAAAAAGGCGGGTACTCGACTGTATGCTCATAATAACTTGGATCACGAGGCATTGTTCAATATCGCCCGGACGGTGGCGGGTGACTTTCTCATGACCTACGATAATGCTCAGGGTGTAGTCGAGCTTGCAGAGCGCTGTGGTTTTGACAGACAAGCCATAGCTATGAAGAATACGCACCATGCGGAAATGACCGAGCTATTAATAGGGCGTGATCTTAGCTGGGGGCGAATGTAA
- a CDS encoding TIGR03960 family B12-binding radical SAM protein — protein MTDTLAPMSPETLDRILARVQKPARYIGGEWNSVVRDWDATDVRMAICYPDVYEVGMSNLGILMLYDEVNREPHYLMERFFAPGVDMAAELRRASLPYFSLETKHPLGAFDVLGFSYGAEMTYTNTLECLDVAGIPVLAAERTDAHPLVIGGGTCMVNPEPMSPFLDAVYVGEGEEAILELLAAYRELKLANGGERPPRADVLKRWAAIPGVYIPTYYHTAYREDGVVDHVQPTVPWAPKVVEKRTVAKLPPPLTHPVVPHLEAIHDRGGVEVMRGCTRGCRFCQAGYVYRPVRERPPDEVVNAVGEILRNTGYEEISLLSLSTADYTHVREVVEKIADRYHSERTVISLPSLRIDAFSVDLADTLARAQLKRQGFTFAPEAGSERMRRVINKYVPEEVILEATAQTARRGWNKLKFYFMVGLPTEEMEDVQAIVDLVGKVSLRYQQTCGKRPRIRVGVSTFIPKPHTPFQWLPQDRPDSLRRKQELLRRGLRKVGADFSWVDPAEAAIEGLLSMGDRRVGEVIYRAWRKGCRFDAWGEHFLLDKWLEAIAEVGLSLDFYVYRERPLDEVLPWAHVSAGVTYPFLRKEHKKTFVSVDTPDCRKEPCQVCGFQTRDNLCSLKYNDLVAFVRARKAATEDAHKLAGAAVP, from the coding sequence ATGACGGATACCCTCGCGCCCATGAGCCCGGAGACGCTGGACCGCATCCTCGCGCGCGTCCAGAAGCCCGCCCGCTACATCGGCGGCGAGTGGAACAGCGTCGTCCGCGACTGGGACGCGACGGACGTGCGCATGGCCATCTGCTATCCGGACGTGTACGAGGTCGGCATGTCCAACCTCGGCATCCTGATGCTGTACGACGAGGTGAACCGCGAGCCGCACTACCTGATGGAGCGCTTCTTCGCCCCTGGCGTTGACATGGCCGCTGAGCTGCGCCGCGCCAGCCTGCCCTACTTCAGCCTGGAGACCAAACACCCCCTCGGCGCGTTCGACGTCCTGGGCTTCTCCTACGGCGCGGAGATGACCTACACCAACACGCTGGAGTGCCTGGACGTGGCGGGCATCCCCGTGCTCGCCGCGGAGCGCACCGACGCGCACCCGCTCGTCATCGGCGGCGGCACGTGCATGGTGAACCCGGAGCCGATGTCGCCGTTCCTGGACGCCGTGTACGTCGGCGAGGGCGAGGAGGCCATCCTGGAGCTGCTCGCGGCGTACAGGGAGCTGAAGCTGGCGAACGGCGGCGAGCGCCCGCCACGCGCGGACGTGCTCAAGCGATGGGCCGCCATCCCCGGAGTGTATATCCCCACGTACTACCACACGGCCTACCGCGAGGACGGCGTCGTTGACCACGTCCAGCCCACCGTGCCGTGGGCGCCGAAGGTCGTCGAGAAGCGCACCGTCGCGAAGCTCCCGCCGCCGCTGACGCACCCGGTCGTCCCGCACCTGGAGGCCATCCACGACCGCGGCGGCGTCGAGGTCATGCGCGGCTGCACGCGCGGCTGCCGCTTCTGCCAGGCGGGCTACGTCTATCGCCCGGTGCGCGAGCGCCCGCCGGACGAGGTGGTGAATGCGGTGGGCGAGATCCTGCGCAACACGGGCTACGAGGAGATTTCGCTCCTGTCCCTGAGCACCGCCGACTATACGCATGTGCGCGAGGTGGTGGAGAAGATAGCCGACCGCTACCACAGCGAGCGCACCGTCATCTCGCTCCCCAGCCTGCGCATCGACGCCTTCTCCGTGGATCTGGCGGACACGCTGGCGAGGGCGCAGCTCAAACGCCAGGGCTTCACCTTCGCGCCGGAGGCGGGCAGCGAGAGGATGCGGCGCGTCATCAACAAGTATGTGCCAGAGGAGGTCATTCTGGAGGCGACCGCGCAGACGGCGCGACGGGGCTGGAACAAGCTGAAGTTCTACTTCATGGTGGGGCTGCCCACGGAGGAGATGGAGGACGTTCAGGCCATTGTGGACCTGGTCGGGAAGGTCTCCCTCCGCTATCAGCAGACCTGCGGGAAGCGCCCCCGCATCCGCGTGGGAGTGTCCACCTTCATTCCCAAGCCGCACACGCCCTTCCAGTGGCTCCCCCAGGACCGGCCCGACTCCCTGCGCCGAAAGCAGGAGCTTCTCCGGCGCGGCCTGCGAAAGGTCGGCGCCGACTTCTCGTGGGTGGACCCCGCGGAGGCGGCCATCGAAGGGCTGCTGTCCATGGGCGACCGCCGCGTCGGCGAGGTCATCTACCGCGCCTGGCGCAAGGGGTGTCGCTTCGACGCCTGGGGCGAGCACTTCCTCCTCGACAAGTGGCTGGAGGCGATTGCGGAGGTCGGCCTGTCGCTCGACTTCTACGTCTATCGCGAGAGGCCACTGGACGAGGTGCTGCCCTGGGCGCACGTCAGCGCGGGCGTCACGTATCCGTTCCTCCGCAAGGAGCACAAGAAGACCTTTGTCAGCGTGGACACGCCGGACTGCCGCAAGGAGCCGTGCCAGGTGTGCGGCTTCCAGACGCGGGACAACCTCTGCTCGCTGAAGTACAATGACTTGGTCGCCTTCGTCCGCGCGAGGAAGGCGGCGACCGAGGACGCGCACAAACTGGCGGGGGCAGCCGTCCCGTAA
- the ruvB gene encoding Holliday junction branch migration DNA helicase RuvB, with translation MKPRKQEQPERVVGGQAGTEDAPLDTSLRPKKLADFVGQEKVIGNLQIAIAAARKRGEPLDHMLFYGPPGLGKTTLAYIIAAEMGVSLRITAGPSLQRGGDLAAILTNLKEDDLLFIDEVHRLAPPVEEVLYPAMEDFAVDIVIGKGPGARSLRLSLPRFTLVGATTRYALLSPPLRDRFGAVYRLDFYSPEAVRLILERSARILGIAAEDDGLWEIARRARGTPRIANRLLRRVRDFAQVLGDGVISRKAAVEALERLDVDEKGLDLTDHRVLRTIIEKYNGGPVGLETIAASISEEADTIMDVYEPYLMQMGFLGRTPRGRVATRLAYEHLGLPFKEQAGTQQAGLF, from the coding sequence ATGAAGCCACGCAAGCAGGAGCAGCCCGAGCGCGTCGTCGGTGGCCAGGCGGGCACGGAGGACGCGCCGCTGGACACCAGCCTGCGCCCCAAAAAGCTGGCCGATTTCGTCGGTCAGGAAAAGGTCATTGGCAACCTGCAGATCGCCATCGCCGCCGCCAGGAAGCGGGGCGAGCCGCTCGACCACATGCTGTTTTATGGCCCGCCGGGCCTGGGCAAGACCACGCTGGCCTACATCATCGCTGCCGAGATGGGCGTTAGCCTGCGCATCACGGCCGGCCCCTCGCTTCAGCGCGGCGGCGACCTCGCCGCCATCCTCACGAATTTGAAGGAGGACGACCTCCTGTTCATTGATGAGGTGCACCGGCTGGCCCCTCCGGTGGAGGAGGTCCTCTACCCGGCCATGGAGGACTTCGCCGTGGACATCGTCATCGGCAAGGGGCCGGGCGCGCGGAGCCTGCGGCTGAGCCTGCCGCGCTTCACCCTGGTGGGGGCGACGACGCGCTACGCCCTGCTCAGCCCGCCGCTGCGGGACCGATTCGGTGCGGTGTACCGCCTGGACTTCTACTCGCCGGAGGCCGTCCGGCTCATCCTGGAGCGCTCCGCGCGCATTCTGGGCATCGCCGCCGAGGACGATGGGCTGTGGGAGATCGCGCGGCGGGCGCGGGGGACGCCGCGCATCGCCAACCGCCTGCTGCGGCGCGTGCGCGACTTCGCCCAGGTGCTCGGCGACGGGGTCATATCCCGCAAGGCGGCGGTGGAGGCGCTGGAGCGGCTGGATGTGGACGAGAAGGGGCTGGACCTGACCGACCACAGGGTGCTGCGCACCATCATCGAAAAGTACAATGGTGGGCCGGTGGGCCTGGAGACCATCGCCGCCTCCATCAGCGAGGAGGCGGACACCATCATGGACGTGTACGAGCCGTACCTGATGCAGATGGGCTTTCTGGGCCGGACGCCGCGGGGCCGTGTGGCGACGCGGCTGGCCTACGAGCACCTCGGCCTGCCGTTCAAGGAGCAGGCCGGTACCCAGCAGGCTGGCCTGTTTTAG
- a CDS encoding NotI family restriction endonuclease, with protein sequence MPEHPLAEVFGFPITNASKEAQRYRKRRLCPFNNKVPNCTKDKASDPLGVCSVYNGKEVVITCPIRFRQDWVIAEDAAAFFFPHNAKWTSLVEVRLDDKNGESAGNIDVVLVAHDDRGRVLDYGALEVQAVYISGNVRRPFEYFMEDPISRANLIWRGKPNYPRPDYLSSSRKRLAPQLMFKGGILHAWNRKMAVALNKGFFQTLPALLEVEPEKADIAWLVYDLRYEASEDSYILEKYKTSYTEFEACLDQIAKPAIGEEHAFMERIQVKLDEKLDDGDSPDNQTINLEI encoded by the coding sequence ATGCCTGAGCATCCACTCGCCGAGGTTTTTGGTTTCCCAATTACGAATGCGTCCAAAGAGGCTCAGAGGTACCGCAAACGTCGCCTATGCCCTTTCAATAACAAGGTTCCGAATTGTACCAAGGACAAGGCTAGCGACCCGCTAGGAGTTTGCAGCGTTTACAACGGCAAAGAGGTGGTGATTACTTGCCCCATAAGATTCCGCCAAGACTGGGTTATTGCAGAAGATGCGGCAGCCTTTTTCTTCCCTCACAACGCAAAGTGGACTTCACTTGTTGAAGTTCGTCTTGATGATAAGAATGGTGAATCCGCTGGCAATATTGACGTAGTCCTTGTCGCCCATGATGATAGAGGCCGGGTACTTGATTACGGGGCTTTAGAGGTTCAAGCAGTTTATATCTCAGGGAATGTACGTCGCCCATTTGAATACTTCATGGAAGATCCTATAAGTCGTGCAAACTTGATATGGCGAGGGAAGCCAAACTATCCACGTCCCGACTACTTGTCTTCGTCGCGTAAGCGATTGGCGCCGCAACTCATGTTCAAGGGCGGTATTCTTCATGCGTGGAATAGAAAGATGGCTGTAGCTCTAAATAAAGGCTTCTTCCAGACTCTGCCTGCCTTGCTTGAAGTCGAACCTGAGAAAGCAGATATTGCCTGGCTTGTCTATGATTTGCGTTATGAAGCTAGCGAGGATTCCTACATCCTTGAGAAGTACAAGACGAGTTACACCGAATTTGAAGCCTGTCTCGATCAGATCGCTAAGCCTGCAATTGGCGAGGAGCACGCCTTCATGGAACGCATTCAAGTCAAGCTTGATGAGAAACTCGACGACGGCGATTCCCCCGATAACCAGACTATCAACCTGGAGATATAG
- a CDS encoding Crp/Fnr family transcriptional regulator codes for MVAVAFLRSIPYFKELDDAQLRQVASLVQERTLTRGQVILTEGTPGDGLYFVIMGRVKVFRMSPEGRQQVLRVMGPAETFNDVPAFDAGPNPANVEAMETTIVGVLSTQSVLRLVEQYPSFSLGMLRILAGRLRMLVTLVSDLSLLNVEGRVAKVLLAYAEMAPEREPSLRLTQQDLAAMVGTAREVVARALRSLEESGAIRREEGHIRVLDRKALADALSDAAK; via the coding sequence ATGGTCGCGGTCGCGTTCCTGCGCAGCATACCCTACTTCAAGGAGCTGGACGACGCCCAGCTCCGGCAGGTCGCGTCGCTCGTCCAGGAGCGCACGCTCACGCGCGGCCAGGTCATCCTCACCGAGGGTACCCCCGGCGACGGCCTCTACTTCGTCATCATGGGGCGGGTGAAGGTCTTCCGCATGTCGCCGGAGGGCCGCCAGCAGGTGCTGCGCGTCATGGGCCCCGCGGAGACGTTCAACGACGTGCCCGCGTTCGACGCCGGCCCCAACCCCGCGAACGTCGAGGCGATGGAGACGACCATCGTCGGCGTGCTCTCCACGCAGAGCGTGCTGCGGCTGGTGGAGCAGTACCCCTCCTTCTCGCTGGGCATGCTGCGCATCCTCGCCGGACGCCTGCGCATGCTCGTGACGCTCGTCTCCGACCTCTCGCTGCTGAACGTCGAAGGGCGCGTGGCGAAGGTGCTGCTCGCCTACGCGGAGATGGCGCCGGAGCGGGAGCCCTCGCTGCGGCTCACCCAGCAGGACCTGGCCGCGATGGTGGGCACCGCCCGCGAGGTGGTCGCCCGCGCCCTCCGCTCCCTGGAGGAATCCGGGGCCATCCGGCGCGAGGAGGGGCATATCCGCGTGCTCGACCGCAAGGCCCTCGCCGACGCGCTCAGCGACGCCGCGAAGTAA
- a CDS encoding uroporphyrinogen decarboxylase family protein, whose amino-acid sequence MTILTTVIGSYPVEGLAPEAALRRAVADQLAAGVDLIADGQVRGDMITRFASRIRGYDVSSGRFAIFQKLEEFPEPITLADTLLAREMAGDRAEVKAVLTGPTTLALASTVQPGAHYLGNDDADLVHVLADIVANEAAALAEAGVRVVQVDEPAFSVGGADIELGIQCVNRIAMEAPVVVLHVCGDVRPFFDRLLRADVAVLAIEGTREDLLPPLDRRTMEAAGKKLCLGCVDSASERVESVDEVRRRIERFAERVGVENLWVAPDCGLRLLSRESALGKLTALVEGARALAG is encoded by the coding sequence ATGACCATCCTCACCACTGTCATCGGCAGCTACCCCGTCGAAGGGCTTGCGCCAGAGGCCGCCCTGCGCCGCGCCGTGGCCGACCAGCTAGCTGCGGGTGTGGACCTCATCGCCGACGGCCAGGTCCGCGGCGATATGATTACCCGCTTCGCCTCGCGCATCCGGGGCTATGATGTCTCCTCCGGCCGGTTCGCCATCTTCCAGAAGCTGGAGGAATTTCCGGAGCCAATCACCCTGGCGGACACTCTGCTGGCGCGGGAGATGGCCGGGGACCGCGCCGAGGTGAAGGCTGTGCTCACGGGGCCGACGACGCTGGCCCTGGCGTCCACGGTGCAGCCCGGAGCGCACTACCTGGGCAACGACGACGCCGATTTGGTGCACGTACTGGCGGACATCGTCGCCAACGAGGCCGCGGCCCTGGCGGAGGCGGGCGTCCGCGTGGTGCAGGTGGACGAGCCAGCCTTCAGCGTGGGCGGGGCGGACATCGAACTGGGCATCCAATGCGTCAATCGCATCGCGATGGAGGCGCCGGTGGTCGTGCTGCACGTCTGCGGCGACGTGCGCCCCTTCTTCGACAGGTTGCTGCGCGCGGACGTGGCGGTGCTGGCCATTGAGGGCACGCGCGAAGACCTCCTGCCCCCGCTGGACCGCCGGACGATGGAGGCGGCGGGCAAGAAGCTGTGCCTGGGCTGCGTGGACTCGGCGAGCGAACGCGTGGAAAGCGTGGATGAGGTGCGGCGACGGATAGAGCGGTTTGCGGAGCGGGTCGGCGTGGAGAACCTCTGGGTTGCGCCCGACTGCGGCCTGCGTCTCCTCAGCAGGGAATCGGCCCTGGGGAAGCTCACGGCGCTGGTGGAGGGCGCACGCGCGCTGGCGGGCTAG
- a CDS encoding DUF2249 domain-containing protein, protein MAILDVRDDLRQGREPFTRIMQTVDGLGPDESLELVAPFEPAPLYMVMERRGFSHHAEQTPDGDWRVVFSREKGD, encoded by the coding sequence ATGGCAATCCTGGATGTCCGCGACGACCTGCGCCAGGGCAGGGAGCCGTTCACCCGCATCATGCAGACCGTTGACGGCCTCGGCCCGGACGAGTCGCTGGAGCTTGTCGCGCCGTTCGAGCCCGCGCCTCTCTACATGGTCATGGAGCGGCGCGGCTTCTCGCATCACGCGGAGCAGACGCCCGACGGCGACTGGCGCGTCGTGTTCTCCCGCGAGAAGGGCGACTAG
- a CDS encoding MFS transporter — MRIFYGWWVLAASVVITAFGTGPLFYGFGIFFPSIQQEFGWSRTLIGGAYSAATISGGLVTIVVGFLIEKLGPRKLMLVGISAAAVGYMALSLVQSLWMFYAVYIVLIAVGIYGGVQSPTEVVTAYWFVRRRAMAQGMLSSAIAVGGMTISPLLAMAILAYGWRNAALAVGVVIAVCCIPAALLVRDRPQQMGLSPDGVPAPGDGQAAATPASVRATDMTVRQALRTPQFWLLSVALALKFIGSGAVFVHLIPYLVDRGFDRQTAANLLGLLALVSIFGRVLFGYLGDRVSKRILLTVTMCLECLGVILLMGATTLSQVILAVVVFAQGMGTLPLIPAIRAEYFGLGKFAALSGIMWGISTMGLVAGPVVAGLSFDITGSYTSAFALFIGAYVVAILISALTPPPRRVAALVGR; from the coding sequence ATGCGCATCTTCTACGGCTGGTGGGTGCTGGCGGCGAGCGTCGTCATCACCGCCTTTGGCACTGGACCGCTCTTCTACGGCTTCGGTATCTTTTTTCCGTCCATTCAGCAGGAGTTCGGCTGGAGCCGCACCCTCATCGGGGGCGCGTATTCCGCCGCCACCATCTCCGGCGGCCTCGTCACGATAGTGGTCGGGTTCCTCATAGAAAAGCTCGGGCCGCGCAAGCTCATGCTCGTGGGCATCAGCGCCGCCGCGGTCGGGTACATGGCCCTGTCGCTCGTCCAGTCGCTGTGGATGTTCTACGCCGTGTACATCGTGCTGATCGCCGTGGGCATCTACGGGGGCGTGCAAAGCCCCACGGAAGTCGTGACGGCTTACTGGTTTGTCCGGCGCCGCGCAATGGCCCAGGGCATGCTCTCCTCGGCCATCGCCGTCGGGGGGATGACCATCTCGCCCCTGTTGGCGATGGCCATATTGGCGTACGGCTGGCGCAATGCCGCCCTCGCGGTGGGCGTTGTGATAGCCGTGTGCTGCATCCCCGCGGCGCTGCTGGTGCGTGACCGCCCGCAGCAGATGGGCCTTTCGCCGGACGGGGTGCCAGCGCCGGGCGACGGCCAGGCGGCGGCCACTCCCGCCTCGGTGCGGGCGACAGATATGACGGTGCGGCAGGCCCTGAGGACGCCTCAGTTCTGGCTGCTCTCCGTGGCCCTGGCGCTGAAGTTCATCGGCTCCGGCGCCGTCTTCGTCCATCTCATCCCGTACCTGGTTGACCGGGGCTTCGACCGGCAGACGGCGGCCAACCTGCTGGGGCTTCTGGCCCTGGTGAGCATATTCGGGCGCGTCCTGTTTGGCTATCTGGGCGACCGTGTGTCCAAGCGGATATTGCTGACCGTGACCATGTGTCTGGAGTGCCTGGGCGTCATTCTTCTTATGGGCGCAACGACTCTCTCGCAGGTCATCCTGGCCGTGGTGGTCTTCGCCCAAGGCATGGGCACCCTGCCGCTCATCCCGGCCATCCGCGCGGAATACTTCGGGCTGGGCAAATTCGCGGCGCTGTCCGGCATCATGTGGGGCATCTCCACGATGGGGTTGGTGGCGGGGCCTGTCGTAGCGGGGCTGAGCTTTGACATAACGGGCAGCTACACGAGCGCCTTCGCGCTGTTCATCGGCGCGTACGTGGTCGCCATCCTCATCAGCGCGCTCACGCCGCCGCCTCGCCGCGTGGCCGCGCTGGTGGGACGGTAG